TTTGCCTGGATCGCGACGATCTGGCTCGGGCGGCCAGTCATTACCACCGCCTTTCTGTTCTTTTCGAGCATGATCATTCTGTTCGTCATCGGCGGCGTCTCCGGTTTCATGACAGGCTCGGTGCCGGTCGATTGGCAATTGACCGCCACCTATTGGATCGTCGCGCATATCCATTACGTGTTGATCGGCATCAATCTCTTCCCGGTCGTCGGCGCTCTCTACATGTGGTTTCCGAAATTTACCGGGCGGATGCTCGACGAAAGGCTGGGGCGCTGGAATTTCTGGACGATGTTCATAGGCTTCAACATCGCATTCCTGCCGATGCATTTGACCGGTCTCTTGGGCATGCCGCGCCGGATCTACACCTACGGCGGCGACATGGGCTGGAATGCGCTCAATCTCATCTCGACCATCGGCGCGTTCATTCTCGCGATCGGCGTGCTGCTGCTCCTCATCAATGTCGCGAGAAGTCTGAAGTTTGGTCCGATCGCAGGTCCAAATCCTTGGGATGCGCCGACGCTCGAATGGTCGGTTCCATCCCCGCCGCCGCCCTATAATTTCGCGGTGATCCCGATCGTCGCGAGCCGCCACCCGCTTTGGGAAGACCGCCTACACGAAACCCCGGCTCGCTCATCGCTCAACACCGGCTTGGTTCTCGACGACGGCCGCGAGACGATCGGAACTTCAGCGCTCGACGGCGAACCCGATGTCATTCTCGAGATGCCCGGCGACTCGATCGCGCCGCTCGCCCTGACCGTCGCGCTTTCGATCGGCTTCACTGGTTTGCTGATCAATGCCTGGTGGCTCGCCGGAGTCGGGGCCGTCGCGGCGATCGTCGCCATTCTCGTCTGGCTGTGGCCGGAACGCAGCCTCAATCAAGTGGCGGGGTCTACCAATGGCTGATGCAGTGCTCGAGCCACGTCCTCTGCCGGTCGGAGGCGCCATCGGGCGCACCGGTGTCGGCTGGTGGGGCCTGCTTTGTTTTCTCGCAACCGAGGCATCGCTCTTCGGCTATCTCATTTTCAGCTACACCTATATCGCCGTCCAGATCGACCCGGCGGCGGCGGCGCAAGCGCGGCTGTCCTTCACCTTTGCTCTGCCGATGACGATCGTCGTCATTGCCAGCAGCGCTGTCCTTTACTTGGCCGAACGCGCCATTGCGGCAAATCGCAAAGGCCAGCTTTTGGTGGCGCTCGTCGTCGTCCTCGCTTTTTCGATCACCTTCGTCGCGCTCGAAGCCTTCGAATGGAAGTCGCTGCGCTTCACCCTGACGTCGAACGCACTCGGCTCCGCCTATTTCGTTACGACAGGAACGCATCTGGCGCATTTCGTTCTCGGCATCGTCGCAACCGTCTTCGCCATCGTCTGGGTCGTGCTCGGCTATTTCGACGCGGTACACAAGTCGCCGCTGCTGATCCTGTTCGACTATTGGCATTTCGTCCATGCGGTCTGGGGCGTGATCTTCATCGCACTCTACATCGTGCCATATCTCGGGTGACCGCCATGACCTTGACCGAGTCCGCGCATCCTTCACCGCAACGACGACGTGTCGGTCTCGTCTCTCTGGCGATAGGCCTGACCGGCGCGCCAGCCGCCTGGGTCACGCAGCTCGTGGTGAATTACGGCCTTTCCAGCTACGCCTGCTATCCGGCTTCAGTGCCGCGTGGCCATGTTCTGCCAGGGTGGGAAAACGTCCGGATCGCTTTGCTCATCATCAATCTGCTTGCCCTCATGCTGGCCGTCGGCACCACCTTTTTATCGTATCGCAATTGGGTTGCGACACGCGATGAGCATCCTGGCGCGCTCGACGATCTCGTCGCGGCCGGCGAAGGTCGGACCCGCTTCATCGGCCTCGCGGGCGCGATATCCGGCATTGGCTTCGCTTTGGCGATCGTCTTCGATTTGATCGCCGTGCTGGGGGTTCCGCAATGCAGCGGCTGAGCGCCCTCCTCGCCATTCTCTGCGTCTTGCCACTGTCGGCCTGCGACGGCCGCTTCGCATCGCGGACCATCGTTGTCGGCGGCAATCCGCAACGCGGCGCTGCGGCGATCCGCAACGTCGGCTGCGGAATATGCCATGCGATTCCCGGCATCGAGGGCGCAAATGGCAAGGTCGGACCGCCGCTCGACAATATTGGCCAACGCATGTTCATCGCCGGCATCATGCCAAACACGCCAGACAATATGGTTGTCTGGCTCATGACGCC
The window above is part of the Methylovirgula sp. HY1 genome. Proteins encoded here:
- a CDS encoding cytochrome c family protein; translation: MQRLSALLAILCVLPLSACDGRFASRTIVVGGNPQRGAAAIRNVGCGICHAIPGIEGANGKVGPPLDNIGQRMFIAGIMPNTPDNMVVWLMTPQSIVPGNAMPNLGLNAHEARDIAAYLYTLR
- a CDS encoding cytochrome c oxidase subunit 3 → MADAVLEPRPLPVGGAIGRTGVGWWGLLCFLATEASLFGYLIFSYTYIAVQIDPAAAAQARLSFTFALPMTIVVIASSAVLYLAERAIAANRKGQLLVALVVVLAFSITFVALEAFEWKSLRFTLTSNALGSAYFVTTGTHLAHFVLGIVATVFAIVWVVLGYFDAVHKSPLLILFDYWHFVHAVWGVIFIALYIVPYLG